The proteins below come from a single Canis aureus isolate CA01 chromosome 14, VMU_Caureus_v.1.0, whole genome shotgun sequence genomic window:
- the LOC144283743 gene encoding uncharacterized protein LOC144283743 isoform X1, which translates to MKIFVFAFVMALMIAMIGADSSEEGGYLSGEIRHFHSLINLIMMPVLKFLSVLILTAISTVLSLPSISTVLSLPCKLFIWSNKTFSFTDKLDNDTCIKILIFPYFNSNIHPFILTLPQHNTLLLHSHHFEY; encoded by the exons ATGAAGATCTTTGTCTTTGCCTTTGTCATGGCCCTCATGATTGCCATGATT GGAGCTGATTCCTCTGAAGAG GGAGGCTATTTATCTGGAGAGATAAGACATTTTCATTCACTGATAAACTTGATAATGATGcctgtattaaaatttttatctgttCTTATTTTAACAGCGATATCCACGGTTTTATCCCTACCCT CGATATCCACAGTTTTATCCCTTCCCTGTAA ACTATTTATCTGGAGCAATAAGACATTTTCATTCACTGATAAACTTGATAATGATAcctgtattaaaattttaatctttccttatttTAACAGCAATATCCACCCGTTTATCCTTACCCT GCCCCAGCACAATACCCTCCTTCTTCATAGCCATCATTTTGAATATTAA
- the LOC144283743 gene encoding uncharacterized protein LOC144283743 isoform X2, with the protein MKIFVFAFVMALMIAMIGADSSEEGGYLSGEIRHFHSLINLIMMPVLKFLSVLILTAISTVLSLPSISTVLSLPSISTRLSLPCPSTIPSFFIAIILNIKNPRT; encoded by the exons ATGAAGATCTTTGTCTTTGCCTTTGTCATGGCCCTCATGATTGCCATGATT GGAGCTGATTCCTCTGAAGAG GGAGGCTATTTATCTGGAGAGATAAGACATTTTCATTCACTGATAAACTTGATAATGATGcctgtattaaaatttttatctgttCTTATTTTAACAGCGATATCCACGGTTTTATCCCTACCCT CGATATCCACAGTTTTATCCCTTCCCT CAATATCCACCCGTTTATCCTTACCCT GCCCCAGCACAATACCCTCCTTCTTCATAGCCATCATTTTGAATATTAAGAACCCTAGGACATGA
- the LOC144283743 gene encoding uncharacterized protein LOC144283743 isoform X3 — protein MKIFVFAFVMALMIAMIGADSSEEGGYLSGEIRHFHSLINLIMMPVLKFLSVLILTAISTVLSLPSISTRLSLPCPSTIPSFFIAIILNIKNPRT, from the exons ATGAAGATCTTTGTCTTTGCCTTTGTCATGGCCCTCATGATTGCCATGATT GGAGCTGATTCCTCTGAAGAG GGAGGCTATTTATCTGGAGAGATAAGACATTTTCATTCACTGATAAACTTGATAATGATGcctgtattaaaatttttatctgttCTTATTTTAACAGCGATATCCACGGTTTTATCCCTACCCT CAATATCCACCCGTTTATCCTTACCCT GCCCCAGCACAATACCCTCCTTCTTCATAGCCATCATTTTGAATATTAAGAACCCTAGGACATGA
- the LOC144283743 gene encoding uncharacterized protein LOC144283743 isoform X4 produces the protein MKIFVFAFVMALMIAMIGADSSEEGGYLSGEIRHFHSLINLIMMPVLKFLSVLILTAISTVLSLPCPSTIPSFFIAIILNIKNPRT, from the exons ATGAAGATCTTTGTCTTTGCCTTTGTCATGGCCCTCATGATTGCCATGATT GGAGCTGATTCCTCTGAAGAG GGAGGCTATTTATCTGGAGAGATAAGACATTTTCATTCACTGATAAACTTGATAATGATGcctgtattaaaatttttatctgttCTTATTTTAACAGCGATATCCACGGTTTTATCCCTACCCT GCCCCAGCACAATACCCTCCTTCTTCATAGCCATCATTTTGAATATTAAGAACCCTAGGACATGA